A single genomic interval of Candidatus Dormiibacterota bacterium harbors:
- the soxX gene encoding sulfur oxidation c-type cytochrome SoxX — MGIASASTTVVHDTTLVPYTVVNGTIPRSLTGVPGNPATGLAIVKNRKLGNCIACHSMPIAKEAFPGNVGPNLKGVGGYLSVAQLRLRIVNAKLINPDTIMPAYYRVAGLTDVAKKFVGKPILTAQQVEDVVAYLSTLK; from the coding sequence ATGGGTATTGCCTCAGCGTCGACCACCGTCGTCCACGACACGACGCTGGTTCCGTATACCGTCGTCAACGGAACCATTCCCCGCTCGTTGACGGGCGTTCCCGGCAACCCGGCAACGGGGCTCGCGATCGTCAAAAATCGCAAATTGGGCAATTGCATCGCGTGCCACAGCATGCCGATCGCGAAGGAGGCCTTCCCCGGTAACGTCGGACCCAACCTCAAGGGCGTTGGAGGCTACCTCAGCGTAGCGCAGCTGCGTTTGCGCATCGTCAACGCCAAGCTCATCAACCCGGATACGATTATGCCCGCGTATTACCGGGTCGCCGGCCTCACGGACGTCGCCAAGAAGTTCGTCGGCAAGCCGATCTTGACCGCGCAGCAGGTCGAGGACGTCGTCGCATACCTTTCCACCCTGAAATAA
- the soxC gene encoding sulfite dehydrogenase, with product MNHDEQNNPPKKIGRLGFLTKGATTIAGAALASAVPAAAAGDTNPFAPRSPGMDELGETVIAHPYGMPIKYEASVIRRNVPFLTATEESSVSFTPLQDLDGIITPNGLCFVRDHGGTPIIDPAEHRLMIDGLVDRPLVFTMEELKRYPSESHIHFTECPANGGMEWRGAQLQSLQFTHGMVHCCEWTGVKLSVLMKEAGVKPQAKWMLAEGADAAAMTRSIPVWKALDDVMVVWSQNGERLRASNGYPVRLIVPGWQGNVNVKWLRRLKFGEEPWMTREETSKYTDLLADGKARQFAWIIETKSVITSPCPENPMKGKGFTEVTGLAWSGRGKIKRVDVSTDGGINWHPAKLQEPILSKCLTRFRFPWEWHGTDALLQSRAVDETGYVQPTLTQLRAVRGTNAIYNDNAIQTWHVNPDGKVDNVQVS from the coding sequence TTGAACCACGACGAACAGAACAACCCGCCTAAAAAGATAGGCCGCCTGGGATTTCTCACCAAGGGCGCCACGACGATCGCCGGAGCGGCGCTCGCAAGTGCGGTGCCCGCGGCGGCGGCCGGCGATACCAACCCCTTTGCGCCCCGTTCGCCGGGAATGGACGAACTCGGCGAGACGGTCATCGCGCACCCGTATGGGATGCCGATCAAGTACGAAGCGAGCGTCATCCGCAGAAACGTTCCATTTCTTACCGCGACCGAAGAGTCGTCGGTCAGTTTTACGCCGTTACAGGACCTCGACGGCATCATTACGCCGAACGGGCTGTGCTTCGTGCGAGACCACGGCGGCACGCCGATCATCGACCCGGCGGAGCATCGCTTGATGATCGACGGGTTGGTCGATCGTCCGTTGGTCTTTACGATGGAAGAATTGAAAAGGTATCCATCCGAGAGCCACATCCACTTCACGGAGTGCCCGGCTAACGGCGGCATGGAGTGGCGCGGAGCGCAGTTGCAAAGCCTGCAGTTCACCCACGGTATGGTGCACTGTTGCGAGTGGACCGGCGTCAAGCTCTCGGTTCTCATGAAAGAAGCGGGCGTAAAGCCGCAGGCTAAATGGATGCTCGCCGAAGGTGCCGATGCGGCAGCGATGACGCGCAGCATTCCGGTCTGGAAAGCGCTCGACGACGTGATGGTGGTGTGGTCGCAAAACGGCGAGCGCCTCCGCGCCTCCAACGGCTATCCGGTGCGACTGATCGTTCCGGGCTGGCAGGGCAACGTCAACGTGAAGTGGCTCCGCCGATTGAAGTTCGGCGAGGAACCATGGATGACGCGCGAAGAGACTTCGAAGTATACGGACCTCCTTGCCGACGGCAAGGCGCGCCAATTCGCCTGGATCATCGAAACGAAGTCCGTCATCACCAGCCCGTGCCCGGAAAACCCCATGAAGGGCAAGGGCTTCACCGAAGTGACCGGCCTTGCGTGGTCGGGACGCGGCAAGATCAAACGCGTTGACGTATCGACTGACGGCGGCATCAACTGGCATCCGGCCAAACTCCAAGAACCCATCCTATCCAAGTGCCTGACGCGCTTCCGCTTCCCTTGGGAATGGCACGGCACCGACGCGCTCCTGCAGAGCCGAGCGGTCGACGAGACCGGCTACGTGCAGCCCACCCTCACGCAGCTGCGCGCGGTCCGCGGAACGAACGCGATCTACAACGATAACGCCATTCAAACGTGGCACGTCAACCCCGATGGAAAGGTCGACAATGTTCAAGTTTCCTAA
- the soxY gene encoding thiosulfate oxidation carrier protein SoxY: MQIPSQPTRRQALAAGGTALLAAIAASALPLPAFATPADVQKWLAQQAPGTPTPGKVTIGAPDIAENGNTVPITITVDSPMTAQNYVKKIVVAADGNPLPGVATFDLSPINGQANVQFRMRLAQTQTVTAIAVMNDGSLWSASKPIKVTIGGCGG, translated from the coding sequence ATGCAGATTCCCAGCCAACCCACCCGCCGGCAAGCGCTCGCCGCCGGCGGCACCGCACTGCTCGCCGCCATCGCCGCGAGTGCGCTCCCGCTTCCCGCCTTCGCGACCCCGGCCGACGTCCAGAAGTGGCTCGCGCAGCAGGCGCCGGGCACTCCGACGCCGGGCAAGGTCACGATCGGTGCCCCGGATATTGCTGAAAACGGCAATACCGTGCCGATCACGATCACGGTCGATAGCCCGATGACCGCGCAAAACTACGTCAAAAAAATCGTCGTCGCGGCCGACGGCAACCCCTTACCGGGGGTCGCAACCTTCGACCTCTCGCCGATTAACGGACAGGCGAACGTCCAGTTCCGCATGCGTTTGGCTCAGACCCAGACCGTGACGGCGATCGCCGTCATGAACGACGGATCGCTCTGGAGCGCTTCGAAGCCCATCAAGGTCACCATCGGCGGGTGCGGCGGGTGA
- the soxZ gene encoding thiosulfate oxidation carrier complex protein SoxZ, producing the protein MDQSVQSRLLVPSTAKKGDIIEIKTLISHPMLSGFTKDSSGKTIPRDIINTFTCTFNGQQVFKMDLNPAISANPFISFPVRVDQSGTFEFTWIDDNGKTYKNTAQITVS; encoded by the coding sequence ATGGATCAAAGCGTACAGAGCCGCCTACTCGTCCCAAGCACCGCCAAGAAGGGCGACATTATCGAAATCAAGACGTTGATTTCGCACCCGATGCTCTCGGGATTTACCAAGGATTCGAGCGGGAAAACCATTCCGCGCGACATCATCAACACGTTCACGTGCACGTTTAACGGGCAACAGGTCTTCAAGATGGACCTGAATCCCGCTATTTCGGCAAACCCCTTCATCTCGTTTCCGGTGCGCGTCGATCAGAGCGGAACCTTCGAGTTCACCTGGATCGACGATAACGGAAAAACGTACAAGAACACGGCCCAGATCACCGTCTCGTAG
- the soxA gene encoding sulfur oxidation c-type cytochrome SoxA, with translation MRLRPSPLVIIATLALGVLFLKPVLVTSQTTTPAPLSAYQVGKEKSGFIYLDAPLRAMQNDDFSNPGYLWVQKGQALWSTADGTNGKSCQTCHSAAETSMRGVGARYPAYDPKSGKVIDLEQRINEMRVDMMGAKPYKWESPQLLALTTYVKLQSRGMPVDVTTTGPAHAAWVAGKTFYDTPRGQLGVSCQMCHVQHAGDQLRSDTLSQGQTNGFPTYRLKWQAVGSVQRRFRGCNAKVRAQPLPFGSQQYVDLELYVASRGQGLPIETPSVRR, from the coding sequence ATGCGCTTACGCCCATCACCGCTGGTCATCATCGCCACGCTCGCACTCGGCGTCCTGTTTCTCAAGCCCGTGCTGGTGACGTCGCAGACGACGACGCCGGCACCGCTCTCTGCATATCAGGTAGGCAAGGAAAAATCCGGCTTCATCTATCTCGATGCGCCGTTGCGCGCCATGCAAAACGACGACTTTAGCAACCCGGGATATCTCTGGGTTCAAAAGGGTCAGGCCCTATGGTCGACGGCCGACGGAACCAATGGCAAGTCGTGCCAAACCTGCCATAGCGCCGCCGAAACGTCCATGCGCGGCGTGGGTGCGCGCTACCCGGCGTACGATCCGAAATCCGGTAAGGTCATCGATCTGGAACAGCGCATCAACGAGATGCGCGTCGACATGATGGGCGCAAAGCCGTACAAGTGGGAGTCGCCCCAGCTCTTGGCGCTGACGACGTATGTGAAGCTTCAATCGCGCGGAATGCCGGTCGACGTCACGACGACGGGCCCGGCGCATGCGGCGTGGGTTGCCGGAAAGACGTTCTACGACACGCCGCGCGGGCAACTCGGCGTATCGTGCCAGATGTGTCACGTTCAGCATGCCGGGGATCAACTTCGCTCCGATACGCTGAGCCAAGGCCAGACTAACGGCTTCCCGACGTATCGACTGAAATGGCAAGCAGTCGGCTCGGTACAACGCCGCTTCCGCGGATGCAACGCCAAAGTCCGCGCACAGCCGCTTCCCTTTGGCAGCCAACAGTATGTCGATCTAGAACTCTACGTCGCCTCGCGCGGCCAGGGCCTACCCATCGAAACCCCATCTGTCAGAAGGTAA
- a CDS encoding OprD family outer membrane porin: MIASRSFAAIAALLALIATPGIAHAQTAAPAKTAKKPARRLRVDGYVRQYYFTKQQASNTAAAGVKSLPQNQAATNTGILVRATYDLTSHFSATAGYYGVDAFNANGPCSHAPNYAIGGACTPAMQAKIDNTLPGFGLSTLGEAYLRYHTAKVNIAVGNQKINTPWAQPIDGRMKPNFFQGLSSNFAFAPNLSLTVDRIVRFESRTSSSFLPTTFVTKPTQFVSGALYTALKYSGKHRPVTGMIGLYNFYNIANLVDAEGRTALGSKSRFAPYLQAQYIRERNAGLSYAGLVDNSTLGFAIGATAAKNVTFSYAIDDAPWRSTTVTAASLAAATASHVFLPTGGSPAIKANGNGTYTLYYGGIASPYTGAYAGDGLFTSIPTASMAQRQSAGASSKATINYHSNNRRLQTQLAFAQFNFTNGAGAEKSHASLLQATYYFGKPKGKSFDGFSIEDRYIERTQTDVARFGGVPLLIYNRLQLQYSF; the protein is encoded by the coding sequence GTGATAGCTTCCCGCTCTTTCGCCGCGATTGCGGCCCTTCTCGCGTTGATTGCGACGCCCGGCATCGCGCACGCCCAAACCGCCGCACCGGCAAAAACCGCGAAGAAGCCCGCGCGTCGCCTGCGCGTTGACGGCTACGTTCGACAGTACTACTTCACCAAGCAGCAGGCCAGCAACACGGCGGCGGCCGGGGTGAAATCGCTGCCGCAAAACCAAGCGGCCACGAATACCGGCATTCTGGTCCGCGCGACGTACGATCTTACTTCGCACTTTTCCGCAACGGCCGGATACTACGGCGTCGACGCGTTCAACGCGAACGGGCCTTGTTCGCACGCGCCGAACTACGCCATCGGCGGCGCCTGCACGCCGGCGATGCAAGCCAAAATCGACAACACGCTACCGGGCTTCGGCCTGAGCACGCTGGGCGAGGCGTATCTGCGTTATCACACCGCAAAAGTCAACATCGCGGTCGGCAATCAGAAGATCAATACGCCCTGGGCCCAACCAATCGACGGCCGAATGAAGCCGAACTTCTTTCAGGGGCTCTCGAGTAACTTCGCATTCGCCCCGAACCTTTCGCTCACCGTCGATCGGATCGTTCGGTTCGAGAGCCGCACGAGCAGCTCGTTCTTGCCAACGACGTTCGTGACCAAGCCCACGCAATTCGTGTCGGGCGCGCTCTATACGGCGTTGAAGTACTCCGGCAAGCATCGCCCGGTAACGGGGATGATCGGGCTCTATAATTTCTACAACATCGCCAATCTCGTCGATGCCGAAGGCCGCACCGCCCTCGGTTCGAAATCGCGTTTCGCGCCGTATCTGCAGGCGCAGTACATTCGCGAACGCAACGCCGGTCTTTCGTACGCGGGGCTAGTCGATAATTCGACGCTAGGATTCGCCATCGGCGCAACTGCGGCGAAGAACGTCACGTTCAGCTATGCCATCGACGACGCGCCTTGGCGCTCGACCACGGTGACGGCCGCGAGCCTGGCCGCGGCGACCGCATCGCACGTCTTTCTTCCCACCGGCGGCTCTCCGGCAATCAAAGCCAACGGTAACGGCACCTACACGCTGTACTACGGCGGCATCGCATCTCCGTACACCGGCGCCTATGCGGGCGACGGGCTTTTTACGTCGATTCCGACCGCCAGCATGGCGCAGCGTCAAAGCGCCGGCGCATCGTCGAAAGCGACGATCAACTACCATAGCAACAATCGGCGCTTGCAGACGCAGCTTGCGTTCGCGCAATTCAACTTCACGAACGGCGCCGGTGCCGAAAAATCCCACGCATCGCTCTTGCAAGCGACCTACTATTTTGGGAAACCCAAGGGCAAAAGCTTCGACGGCTTCTCTATAGAGGACCGTTACATCGAGCGCACTCAAACCGACGTCGCGCGGTTCGGTGGCGTGCCGCTGCTCATTTACAACCGTTTACAGCTCCAATATTCATTCTAA
- the soxB gene encoding thiosulfohydrolase SoxB — protein sequence MLTRRDFVQVTAAAAAALGPGVSLASAAATQKITQADLLRFDPVGKITLLHFTDIHAQLMPIYFREPAVNIGVGADAGVPPHLVGDAFLKYFGIAPETSSAYALTMEDYVALAKSYGRLGGLDRMATLIDAIRAERPGQTLLLDGGDSWQGSYTSLKERGADMVRAMNQLGVEAMTGHWEFTYGTARVKELKARLKFPFLAGNIQDSTWGDWAFESTKVFERSGVQIAVIGQAFPYTPISNPAWMIPEWTFGIHEKHVQEEVTKARAAGAQVVVLLSHNGFDVDKKMAARVKGIDIILSGHTHDAVPRPTMVGKTMIIASGSHGKFLSRLDLDVRNGAIVDYRYRLIPIFSDAIAPQPAMAKLIADIRAPYQADLTKTLGHTESLLYRRGNFNGTFDDLICAALLRERDAEISLSPGFRWGISLLPGQPIMLEDLYSQTAITYPQAYRNTMTGAQLKSVFEDVADNIFNPDPYYQQGGDMVRVGGMSYAIDISKPQGQRISDMTLLRNGEKVEASKSYTVSGWASINQNTQGPAIYDVVQKYIEDEKVIRIPDRQAVTVTGADPTGIATS from the coding sequence ATGCTCACCAGACGTGACTTCGTTCAAGTAACTGCGGCCGCAGCCGCCGCGCTCGGCCCGGGGGTATCCCTGGCCAGCGCGGCAGCCACGCAGAAGATCACCCAGGCCGACCTGCTGCGTTTCGATCCGGTCGGAAAGATCACGCTTCTCCATTTCACCGACATCCACGCGCAGTTGATGCCGATCTATTTCCGCGAACCCGCGGTGAACATCGGCGTCGGAGCCGATGCCGGAGTGCCGCCGCACCTCGTCGGCGACGCATTTCTAAAATACTTCGGAATCGCCCCGGAAACATCGTCGGCCTACGCGCTGACGATGGAGGACTACGTCGCGCTTGCGAAATCGTACGGGCGCCTCGGCGGCCTCGATCGCATGGCGACGCTGATCGATGCGATTCGGGCCGAGCGGCCCGGACAGACGCTGCTCCTAGACGGCGGCGACAGTTGGCAAGGCTCGTACACGTCGCTCAAGGAGCGCGGCGCCGACATGGTCCGCGCCATGAACCAACTCGGCGTCGAGGCGATGACCGGGCACTGGGAGTTCACCTACGGTACCGCGCGCGTCAAAGAATTGAAAGCGCGGTTAAAGTTCCCGTTTCTAGCCGGTAACATTCAAGACTCCACATGGGGCGACTGGGCGTTCGAAAGCACGAAGGTGTTCGAGCGCAGCGGCGTGCAGATCGCCGTTATCGGCCAGGCGTTCCCGTACACGCCGATCTCGAACCCGGCCTGGATGATTCCCGAGTGGACGTTCGGCATTCACGAGAAACACGTTCAAGAGGAAGTCACCAAAGCGCGCGCCGCGGGCGCGCAAGTCGTGGTGCTGCTGAGCCATAACGGCTTCGACGTCGACAAAAAGATGGCGGCGCGCGTGAAGGGCATCGACATCATCCTGAGCGGCCACACCCACGATGCGGTGCCGCGCCCGACGATGGTCGGCAAAACGATGATCATCGCATCCGGCTCGCACGGCAAGTTCCTCTCGCGTCTCGATTTGGACGTCCGTAACGGCGCCATCGTCGACTACCGGTACCGTCTGATCCCGATCTTTAGCGACGCGATCGCGCCGCAGCCCGCGATGGCCAAACTCATCGCGGATATCCGCGCACCGTATCAAGCCGACCTTACCAAGACGCTCGGGCATACGGAGAGTTTGCTCTATCGCCGCGGCAACTTTAACGGCACGTTCGACGATCTGATCTGCGCGGCGTTGCTGCGCGAACGCGACGCCGAGATTTCGCTCTCGCCGGGCTTCCGCTGGGGCATCAGCCTTCTGCCGGGCCAGCCGATCATGCTCGAAGATCTCTACTCGCAGACGGCGATCACGTATCCGCAGGCGTACCGCAACACGATGACCGGCGCACAACTCAAGTCGGTCTTCGAAGACGTCGCCGATAATATCTTCAATCCAGATCCCTACTATCAGCAAGGTGGTGACATGGTTCGCGTCGGCGGCATGTCTTATGCGATCGACATATCGAAACCGCAAGGACAGCGCATCAGCGACATGACGCTTCTGCGCAACGGCGAGAAAGTGGAAGCCTCAAAGAGTTACACCGTCTCGGGCTGGGCCTCGATCAACCAGAACACGCAGGGCCCGGCCATCTACGACGTCGTCCAGAAATATATCGAGGACGAGAAAGTGATCCGCATTCCCGACCGGCAAGCGGTCACCGTCACCGGAGCCGATCCAACCGGCATCGCTACTTCCTAA
- a CDS encoding c-type cytochrome, with protein sequence MFKFPKATIPLLLVVALAGAFVIADAQSYPSHYGFGTPATVAQQKAWNDDVNGLTGAGLPPGHGSVADGQNLYEAKCAVCHGDFGEGENRYPVLAGGNGTLTSARPVKTVGSYWPYAPTLYDYIRRAMPFNAPGSLTNDQVYAISAYVLNLNNLVPANAVLDAKTLAAIKMPNRNGFINEHLKPDVHAVACMTNCKKSVTITSNLARTLGITPNETGSTPDERIITGSGPSADAGSSAAPAGGSAKHVASAPVAFSQIEPIVAQRCAVCHAAHPTEAGFSSAPMGIMLDTPARIAALASRIKQQAVTSHTMPIGNMTGMTDNERALLGKWIDQGAKIH encoded by the coding sequence ATGTTCAAGTTTCCTAAGGCCACCATCCCGCTGCTTTTGGTAGTGGCGCTTGCGGGCGCGTTCGTTATCGCCGACGCACAGTCATATCCATCGCACTACGGCTTCGGAACGCCCGCGACGGTCGCGCAGCAAAAAGCTTGGAATGACGACGTCAATGGATTGACCGGCGCCGGGCTTCCACCCGGGCACGGCTCCGTTGCCGACGGACAGAATCTGTATGAAGCCAAATGCGCCGTCTGTCACGGCGACTTCGGCGAAGGCGAGAATCGCTACCCCGTTTTGGCGGGTGGTAACGGCACCCTCACCTCGGCGCGCCCGGTAAAGACGGTCGGAAGTTACTGGCCGTATGCGCCGACGCTATACGATTACATTCGTCGCGCGATGCCCTTCAACGCCCCGGGTTCGCTCACGAACGATCAAGTCTATGCGATCTCGGCGTATGTCTTGAACCTGAACAATCTCGTGCCGGCCAACGCGGTGCTCGACGCAAAAACGCTCGCGGCCATCAAAATGCCGAATCGCAACGGCTTCATCAACGAGCACCTCAAACCGGACGTGCACGCGGTTGCCTGCATGACGAATTGCAAAAAGAGCGTGACGATTACGAGCAATCTCGCCCGAACGCTCGGCATCACGCCCAACGAAACCGGCAGCACTCCCGACGAGCGCATCATTACCGGCAGCGGTCCGAGCGCGGACGCGGGCTCTTCGGCAGCGCCGGCGGGCGGCTCGGCAAAACACGTGGCCTCGGCACCGGTCGCGTTCTCGCAGATCGAACCGATCGTCGCGCAGCGCTGCGCGGTCTGCCACGCGGCACATCCCACCGAAGCCGGTTTCTCGTCGGCTCCGATGGGCATCATGCTCGACACGCCGGCGCGCATCGCGGCACTAGCCTCGAGGATCAAACAGCAAGCGGTCACGAGCCATACGATGCCGATCGGGAACATGACCGGCATGACCGACAATGAGCGTGCGCTTCTGGGCAAGTGGATCGATCAAGGAGCCAAGATTCATTGA